Proteins encoded together in one Telopea speciosissima isolate NSW1024214 ecotype Mountain lineage chromosome 4, Tspe_v1, whole genome shotgun sequence window:
- the LOC122658848 gene encoding putative pentatricopeptide repeat-containing protein At5g52630 has protein sequence MASLPSVAVSGTLKLESEFRKSPPISVATEKSPSISYQRSCTSIQLDTKLDPRCLDFQEALSMLKEGTEIKSSFYVPLLQECISNNSVSEAQVIHTHIIKTGTHEDLFLMTFLVNVYAKCGSVVDARKVFDQLPRRNVVSWTALITGYIHNSQPELAIQVLQELLECGAYPTNYTLGAVLSACSSLQAIELGKQIHAYIIKYRMESDTSAVNSLCSLYSKCGNLESMIKAFRRIQEKNVISWTTVISACGDNGESMMGLWLFSEMLSEDARPNEFTLTSVLSLCCIMQALDVGQQVHSLSVKLGYESNLPIKNSIMYLYLKCGWIDEAQKLFNGMETVSLITWNAMIAGHAQMMDREKDDLSVHRSGIEALNMFLKLNRSNMKPDLFTLSSILTVCSSLAALEQGEQIHAQAIKTGFLSDIVVGSALVNMYNKCGNIERASKAFVEMSYRTLISWTSMITGFAQHGRSNQALHLFEDMRLAGVRPNKITFVGVLSACSHAGLVDEALSYFNMMKNEYQIKPVMDHYACLIDMFVRLGQLDEAFEFIKKMDVEPNEFIWSILIAGCRSHGKMELGFYAAERLLELKPKDAETCVLLLNMYLSAGRWEDVSRVRKLMKDEKVGRLKDWSWISIKDKVFSFKPDDKSHSQNIEMYKLLENLLDKAKTLGYVSWQSLEIADEDEKFSSTSHHSERLAIAFWLLNMPNSAHIRVNKSISMCRDCHSFIKFISVLTGREIIIRDSKRLHKFTNGHCSCGDFGGLL, from the exons atgGCGTCTCTGCCTTCTGTTGCCGTAAGTGGCACTCTCAAGCTGGAGTCTGAGTTCAGGAAAAGCCCCCCAATTTCGGTTGCCACCGAAAAG AGTCCGAGTATCTCCTACCAAAGAAGTTGCACAAGCATACAATTGGACACAAAATTGGACCCGAGATGTTTGGATTTCCAAGAAGCGCTCTCAATGCTAAAGGAAGGCACCGAGATCAAGTCATCCTTCTATGTTCCCCTCCTGCAAGAATGCATATCCAACAATTCAGTCTCAGAAGCCCAAGTTATCCACACACACATCATAAAGACCGGAACACATGAGGATCTGTTTCTTATGACATTCCTCGTCAATGTGTATGCAAAATGTGGGTCTGTGGTTGATGCCCGCAAGGTTTTTGATCAATTGCCTCGAAGGAATGTTGTTTCGTGGACAGCTTTGATAACAGGTTACATTCATAATTCCCAGCCAGAACTTGCCATCCAAGTCCTCCAAGAACTGTTGGAATGTGGGGCTTATCCTACAAATTACACCTTAGGGGCTGTTTTGAGTGCTTGTTCGTCCTTGCAAGCTATTGAGTTGGGGAAGCAAATTCATGCATACATTATCAAGTACCGGATGGAGTCTGATACCAGTGCGGTGAACTCTCTTTGCAGCTTGTACTCCAAATGTGGCAACTTAGAGTCCATGATCAAGGCATTTCGAAGAATCCAAGAAAAGAACGTTATCTCATGGACAACAGTTATATCTGCTTGTGGTGATAATGGTGAATCCATGATGGGATTGTGGTTGTTTTCTGAGATGCTGTCAGAGGATGCAAGACCAAATGAATTCACGCTGACTAGTGTCTTGAGCTTGTGTTGTATAATGCAGGCTTTGGATGTTGGACAGCAGGTTCATTCACTCAGTGTAAAACTTGGGTATGAATCAAACCTGCCCATTAAAAATTCTATAATGTATTTGTATCTGAAATGCGGTTGGATTGATGAGGCACAGAAATTGTTCAATGGAATGGAGACTGTTAGTTTGATCACATGGAACGCAATGATTGCAGGCCATGCCCAGATGATGGATCGTGAAAAGGATGATCTATCAGTTCACCGTAGTGGAATAGAAGCACTAAACATGTTTCTCAAACTGAACAGATCAAATATGAAACCTGACCTGTTCACTCTCTCTAGTATCTTGACAGTCTGTAGCAGTCTGGCCGCCTTGGAGCAAGGGGAACAAATCCATGCTCAGGCCATAAAAACTGGGTTCTTATCAGATATTGTTGTGGGAAGTGCACTTGTTAACATGTATAACAAATGTGGAAACATTGAAAGAGCGAGCAAAGCTTTTGTGGAGATGTCATACAGAACTTTAATATCATGGACTTCAATGATCACAGGTTTTGCTCAGCATGGTCGTTCAAACCAAGCTTTGCATCTGTTTGAGGATATGAGGTTGGCAGGGGTGAGACCAAACAAAATCACCTTTGTTGGTGTTCTTTCTGCTTGTAGCCATGCTGGATTGGTTGATGAGGCTCTGAGTTACTTTAACATGATGAAGAACGAGTACCAGATCAAGCCTGTGATGGATCATTATGCATGTTTGATTGATATGTTTGTAAGATTGGGCCAATTGGATGAAGcttttgaatttatcaaaaaaatggATGTTGAACCCAATGAATTCATATGGTCGATCTTGATTGCTGGTTGTAGAAGCCATGGGAAAATGGAGTTGGGATTTTATGCTGCTGAACGGTTACTTGAACTGAAGCCTAAAGATGCTGAAACTTGCGTCTTGTTGTTGAACATGTATCTCTCAGCTGGGAGATGGGAGGATGTATCAAGGGTGAGAAAACTGATGAAAGATGAGAAGGTTGGAAGATTAAAGGATTGGAGTTGGATTAGCATCAAAGATAAGGTTTTTTCCTTTAAACCTGATGACAAATCACACTCCCAGAATATAGAGATGTACAAACTTTTGGAGAACTTGCTTGACAAAGCAAAGACTCTGGGATATGTGTCATGGCAAAGCTTAGAAATAGCTGATGAGGATGAGAAATTTTCTTCTACCAGTCACCACAGTGAAAGGCTGGCCATTGCTTTCTGGTTATTGAACATGCCTAATAGTGCACATATAAGGGTTAACAAAAGTATTAGTATGTGTAGGGATTGCCATAGTTTTATTAAGTTCATCTCAGTGTTGACTGGAAGAGAGATAATCATTCGCGACAGCAAACGACTTCATAAATTCACTAATGGGCATTGTTCATGTGGGGATTTTGGTGGTCTTCTTTAA